The DNA segment CGGGCCAGCACTGCAACGGATACCACTTCTTCAAGCTCAATAAAAAAGGCGGTGACAAATGAACAAAGCCAACATCAATCGCCAATTGAACTGTGCGATCTACACCCGCAAGTCCACAGACGAAGGGCTCGACAAGGAATTCAACTCGCTTGATGCCCAACGCGAATGCGCCGAAGCGTACATCAAAAGCCAAACGCAGGAAGGCTGGCATTGCGTACCCGATCGTTATGACGACGGTGGTTTCACTGGTGGCAATATGGATCGTCCGGCGCTCAAGCAATTGCTGGCGGACATCGAAGCAGGCAAGGTGAACTGCGTGGTCGTCTACAAGGTCGACCGACTAAGCCGCTCGCTGATGGACTTCGCTCGCATGCTCGAGGTCTTCGAACGCAATCAGGTTGCCTTCGTCAGCGTAACGCAGCAATTCAATACGACCAACTCGATGGGGCGGCTGATGCTCAACGTGCTGCTGTCGTTTGCCCAGTTCGAACGCGAGCTGATCTCGGAGAGAACACGCGACAAGATCGCTGCGGCACGACGCAAAGGCAAATGGTCTGGTGGCATGCCGCTGCTTGGCTACGACATCGAGCCACAAGGCGGCAAGCTTCGAATCAACGAGGTCGAGGCCAATAGAGTCAGGGCGATCTACGATCTGTACTTGGAACGCGAGTCGATCATGGCGACGATTGCCGAACTCGATAGCCGTGGCTGGAACAACAAGTCATGGAAAACGAAAAAGGGAACGCTCCGGGGCGGCTCGCCGTTTACCAAAGCGACGCTGTTTCGGCTCCTGACCAATGTCACCTACATCGGCAAGCTTGGCTACAAAGACGAAGTGAATGAAGGAGAGCATGATGCGATCATTTCTACAGAGGTCTGGCAGAAGGTCCAGTCGCTCCTTCGCCGCAACGGTCGAACTGGCGGTGTCGAAGCGAGAAACAAGTTCGGCGCGATGCTCAAAGGAATCCTGCGATGTGCTTGCTGCGACTGTTCGATGACGCCGACGCACACGACCAAGAACGGATCGAAACGCTACCGTTACTACGTTTGCATGAAGGCCCAGAAGCGCGGCTGGAAGAACTGCAAGTCCAAGTCGGTGCCGGCCGCCGAGATCGAAAAGTTTGTCGTTGACAAGATACGCCACGCTGGCCACGACGCGGCGCTCGTCGACGAGGTGGTGGAGCAAGCCAAGATCCAATCCGAACGCGAACTGGGGGCACTTGTGACCGAACGGGACGAGCTTGTGAAAGAGCTGGAGTACTGGAACGAAGCCATCCGCGTTGCCGCTCCCAAGATTAAGCCAGGCTCGCCAGATGCAACCTCCCTAGAACAGCTAGCCGACTGGCACGAAAGCCTTCGGCGCGCCGAGCATCGACATACAATCGTAAGCGCGAAGCTCACGGCGCTGCAGGCCCAAACGCTAACCCGCGAAGATGTCGTCAACGCATTGACCAGTTTCGAGCCGATCTGGGAATCGCTCACAGTCCGCGAGCAATCGCGGATTGTCCAGTTGATCGTACAGCAGATCGATTACGACGGAGCGACCGGTCGCGTGACCATCACCTTCCATCCCGATGGTATCAAGACGATCGCCATGGAGAACCGTCCTGAACTCGTGGAGGCCGTATCATGAGCAAGCCAGTAAGCGTCGACTTTCAGTTCTCAATCAAGCAACGCGGCCGTGGAGCCAAGAAGCGAATCGTCGAAGGGGCAGCCCCATCGGACGAGTCCAAGCCAGCGCTCGAACGCATACCTCGCATCTCGCGCTACATGGCTCTTGCGATACACTTCGAGGATCTAATCAGGGAAGGCGTCGTCGCCGACTATGCTGACCTTGCCCGCCTCGGGCACGTGACCAGAGCACGCGTGACTCAGATCATGAACTTGCGGCTGTTGGCTCCCGAAATTCAGGAAGAACTCCTTCTCGGCGAAAAGAATTGCGATGACCGCACGCCGATTCAGCTGAAATCACTTCAATTCATTGCGACGGTATTTAGCTGGCGAACCCAACGACAGCTGTGGAAAAATCGCGAGTGACGTCCCCAGTTCTTTTTTGGCGCTACGGCTACGCCAATTTTGTGCGACTACTGTGACGCACTTAGGCTGGCTGGTCCGTCTGGCAATATGAATGTCGTAATTTGTTCAATGAGGATTTCGGGAGCCTCAGAACCAATTGCGATGTTGGGTGGAATTAATCGATTTTGAAGTATTCGCCGTCGTCGACCTGCTTCTCGTTCGTCAATCGGGCTTTCTCCAAGCCGAATGCCATTTTTGATTCTCGAATTCGATTGCTCAACAACCTTTGCTAAAGGCGGATCGATCCAAAAAAGCTGCACCGCCTCCACAAGATAACCTGCTGAATTCAACGCAGTTGTGCATGCTGAACGAAACCCAGCATGGCTTGTCAGAAATGCGTCGAAAAGAATTGGAAGGGAATGATCCAGGTTTGGGGCAACGAACGAGTCGATAGCATGCTGGATCGCGGGTTGTACGTCGGTGTTTACAAACAATTTGTCCCAAAATGATTCGCTCCAAATTGACCGCGAATCCACTTCAGGACAAAGCATGAGTACAGCCCGTCGCCTCACTTCATCACCATTGATATGAGTGGCAAGGTTTCGGGATGAAAGCTCTTTTCCAATCCAACTTTTCCCGGCTCCGGGGATGCCTGTCAGAAACGCAACTCTTGGCATTTTGAATCTCGTTCCGAAAGTTGGTCAGTCCAGGCTGGCAAGAACCCGATCCAGCTTTCGATCAGAGAGTTCCGCGAGCCGTCGGAAAGCGTCGGGGCGGGCGATAACGCGGCGACGGATGGGTTCGGGGACCTTTTCGGCAAGCAGTAGCAACTCCTCCTCGTCCCCGCCAAGCTCCACGGCCAGCAGATGGAGCAGCTTTTCCGATGGGCTGTGGCCATCTTCGAGTTTGTGGTTCTCGATCTTCGATAGGTACGTGAAGCCGACATCCACGCGGGAAGCCAGTTCACGCAGCGAGAGCCGCTTTGCTTTCCGAAGCTCTCGCAATCTCTGTCCAAGCGTCATTTTGTTCGCCACTTGTTCGCAGTGCCCAAAAGCGGTAAATTGTTGCACTCTCTAGTCAACATACCCGAGATCGTTCTCACTGGCTAGTAGCTGGCAGGGCAAGATTTTGATTTGAAAACCAACAGGGAACATGGATGCCAACACTCAACTGGATCGGCAAAGAAGCTGTCGTTGATCATCATCGGCATATCCCTACGCGGTTGCTGGAATGCGACCCAAAGCTTTCGTTCGGAGATCCAGATGCCGAGAATCTGCTCGTTGAAGGGGACAACCTCGAAGCGCTGAAGGCTCTGTTGCCTCGTTACCGAGGACAGGTGAAGTGTATCTACATCGACCCGCCGTACAACACAGGCAACGAGAACTGGGTCTACAACGACAACGTTAACGATCCGCGAATCAAAAAGTGGCTCGGGCAGGTCGTTGGCAAGGAGGCGGAAGACTTGTGCCGCCATGACAAGTGGTTGTGCATGATGTATCCAAGGCTTGCTCTACTAAGAGATTTCTTGACGGAAGATGGCTCAATTTTCGTATCCATTGACGACAACGAAGTTCAGCACTTACGTGGGTTAATGGACGAAATCTTTGGTCAGTCAAACTTTATAGCGACCGTCATTTGGCAAAAGGTCTACTCCCCCAAGAACTCTGCAAGACATTTTTCAGACGACCACGACTACATAGTTGTCTATGCCAAGAGGAGTGAGCTTTTCGTGCCGAATCTTATTTCCCGCACAGCGGAACAAGATGCGGCATACAAAAACCCAGATGATGACCCGCGTGGTGTTTGGAAGACGAGCGACTTGTCTGCGAGGAATTTTTACGGCGAGGGTACTTATTCAATAGAATGCCCAGGAGGGCGAAAAATCGACGGTCCGCCTAGAGGTCGATATTGGTCTATCTCAAAGCCCAAGCTATTGGAGCTTGATGCAGACAACAGAATATGGTGGGGACAGAATCGAAATAGCATACCCCAGTTGAAGCGATTCTTGAGCGAAGTCAAGCAAGGGCGTGTACCGCAAACATTATGGCCATACACAGAAGTCGGTCATACTCAAGCAGCAAAGAAAGAACTCATTGCGATTTGCGATTTTGAATCCTCTGACGACGTTTTCATTACTCCCAAGCCGACTCAGTTAATCCAGCGTGTTTTAGAAATCGCTGCTGATAAAGACTCCATCATTCTTGATTCGTTTGCGGGTAGTGGGACGACAGGGCAAGCAGTTGTTGCAGCGAATAAGCTTGATGGGGGCACTCGAAGATGTGTCTTGGTTGAGGTTTTGCCACAAGTCGCAAGCCCGGTGACAAGACAAAGACTACAAAGAGTTTGCGAAGGCTACGAAGGTAGTTCAGGCGTCACCGTGGATGGCCTTGGCTCTGGATTCCGCTACTGCAAGCTTGGACGCACACTGCTTGATGAATTCGGTGACATCAATGGCGAGGTTCCCTTCACGGACCTAGCGCGTTATGTGTACTTACTAGAAACAGGCGTACCGGTACCGAAACGCCCGAAGAAAGACTGTCCGTTGCTTGGCGTCCATCAGGGGCGAGCGATTTATTTACTCTACAACGGCGTGCTAGGTGATCGTCGCCCCGCTGGAGGCAACGTGTTGACCAACAGTGTGTTGGCTGGATTGCCTCCGCATCCAGAGGGAAAAGGTAGTCGTGTCATCTTTGGTGAAGCGACGCGACTCAGCGAATCAACTCTAGCTCGAGAGAACATCGTCTTTCGGCAAATCCCCTATTCATTGCGCGAAAGCTAGGAGAACTGCCGATGTGGCGATTGCCCCTTAAGCAATACCAGACTGAATCTCTCTCGATTCTTGGAAAATACGCTGCAGCCGTGCGCGAGAAATCGCTGCTTGGTGTTCATCGACCGGAGCACGATGCGTTTGCCGAGTTCACCGAGCGAGACTATCTATCGACGCCAGGGTTCGGTGGCGTACCTTACGTTTGTTTGCGAATCCCGACCGGTGGCGGAAAGACACTTCTGGGCGCTCATGCCGTCGGAGTCGTCGGCCGAAGCTTGCTTGCAACCGACCGGCCAGCCGTTCTTTGGATCACTCCGAGCACAACCATTCGTGACCAAACGCTTCGAGGTCTGAAGAATCCCAACCATCCTTACCGCGCGGCGATTGAGGAAGAGTTGGGAGCTGCAATTGAAGTCATGACGCTCGAGGAAGCGCTGACTCGTCCGCAGTTTGTCCGTCCTGGTGGTCCTGCCATCGTAATTGTGACGACGATTCAGTCCTACAGGATTCGCGACGACCGCAGTGGCGAAGAGCTGGACGCAACTCGTCGAATCTATCGAGACAACGGCTATATGAAGGAGCCACTGGAGAATTTACCCGCGGCTGTGGTTCAAGATCTACAGAGGGATGAGTCAGGTCTAATTCAACTGTCGTTGGCGAATGCGCTGAGAGTTCGACAGCCTATTGTGGTGATGGACGAGGCACACAACGCTCGAACGCCAGTTTCCTTCGAATCTTTGATGCGATTCGGACCGTCGTTTGTCCTTGAGCTGACGGCCACACCAGAGCAAACGCACGACCCATCGCATCGCACTAATCCAAAGTATGCAAGCAATGTTCTTCACAGCGTCAGCGCCCTGGCACTCAAGAATGAGGGCATGATCAAGCTGCCTGTTGAGCTTGAGAATCGCTCTGACTGGCTCGAAGTACTTGCTGCGACCAAGCATCGCCGCGAGGAGCTTGAATTTCTCGCTGATCTTGAACATCGAGATAACGGCGTCCAGCCGATTCGACCAATCGCGCTGATTCAAGCTCAGCCTAACTCTAAAACCAAAGAGATGCACACGGTTGAGGCTGTGAAGAAGGCATTGATTGAGAAACTTGAGGTGCCTGAATCCGACGTAAAGATCTGCACAGGTAGTGTCGATGAGATCGGTGACACGGATCTCATGGCGTTGCAGTGTCCCATCCGTTACATCATTACCGTTGACAAGCTGCGCGAAGGCTGGGACTGCCCTTGGGCCTACGTGTTAGGTTCGATTGGAAATACGGCCACCGCAACGGCGGTCGAACAGTTGATCGGTCGAATTCTGCGAATGCCGAACGCTTGTCCAACGAACGTGCCAGCCCTGGATCGAGCCTATGCGTTTGTGTTGAGCGACAATGTTGTGCAGACAGCGATGCAACTACGCGATCGGATGGTTGAGACCTGTGGATTCGACGAACGCTCCGCGGCGGACGCATTGCGAGTGAAGGTGAATGCAGCTCAACAAGGACTTGGTTTCAGCCGCATCCCAATGACAGCTCCTCCAGCAACGGACAAGCTCACGCCAACCTTGGCTAATAAGATTCGATGGGAACCTGAGTCGAGCACATTGGTACTTGAGGACTTGCCTACACCCACAGAACTTCACCAGCTTCAAAACGCAGTTAATACTGAGCAAGATAAAAAGGCGATCGATGATTACTGGGAACTAGAGAAACCTGCAGGGATAACGCCCAAATTGCCAGGCCAGTTCGCAGTACCATTCATTGTCCCGCGCTTAAGCGTAAAGACTGATGACCGCCGACGATTGCTTGAGCCTATCGAGCTCGACCAATTTGACTGGGATCTCAATAAGTGTGACGTCTCCATCCCGGAAAGTGAATTCGCATCCGACATCAAGATCGGTAACTCTGCCACCATCGACATTGAATCTCGCGGTGGAAATGAAGCCGGACTGGTCTCGCGAGTTGGTAGCGAAGTACGGCTCCGTCAGCTTGAGCTCATTCGTGAGGACGATGATTGGTCCGAAGTGAACCTGGTTCGCTGGATTGACCGCGAGATTCACAGAGGCGATTCGCTGCAGGGACTGCTACTCCGTTTCAGCCAACCTTGGCTCTTGCGAGTCATCCAGGCACTGGTCCAGAAACGCGGTATTCCGCTATCGA comes from the Pirellulaceae bacterium genome and includes:
- a CDS encoding site-specific DNA-methyltransferase; the protein is MPTLNWIGKEAVVDHHRHIPTRLLECDPKLSFGDPDAENLLVEGDNLEALKALLPRYRGQVKCIYIDPPYNTGNENWVYNDNVNDPRIKKWLGQVVGKEAEDLCRHDKWLCMMYPRLALLRDFLTEDGSIFVSIDDNEVQHLRGLMDEIFGQSNFIATVIWQKVYSPKNSARHFSDDHDYIVVYAKRSELFVPNLISRTAEQDAAYKNPDDDPRGVWKTSDLSARNFYGEGTYSIECPGGRKIDGPPRGRYWSISKPKLLELDADNRIWWGQNRNSIPQLKRFLSEVKQGRVPQTLWPYTEVGHTQAAKKELIAICDFESSDDVFITPKPTQLIQRVLEIAADKDSIILDSFAGSGTTGQAVVAANKLDGGTRRCVLVEVLPQVASPVTRQRLQRVCEGYEGSSGVTVDGLGSGFRYCKLGRTLLDEFGDINGEVPFTDLARYVYLLETGVPVPKRPKKDCPLLGVHQGRAIYLLYNGVLGDRRPAGGNVLTNSVLAGLPPHPEGKGSRVIFGEATRLSESTLARENIVFRQIPYSLRES
- a CDS encoding recombinase family protein, which translates into the protein MNKANINRQLNCAIYTRKSTDEGLDKEFNSLDAQRECAEAYIKSQTQEGWHCVPDRYDDGGFTGGNMDRPALKQLLADIEAGKVNCVVVYKVDRLSRSLMDFARMLEVFERNQVAFVSVTQQFNTTNSMGRLMLNVLLSFAQFERELISERTRDKIAAARRKGKWSGGMPLLGYDIEPQGGKLRINEVEANRVRAIYDLYLERESIMATIAELDSRGWNNKSWKTKKGTLRGGSPFTKATLFRLLTNVTYIGKLGYKDEVNEGEHDAIISTEVWQKVQSLLRRNGRTGGVEARNKFGAMLKGILRCACCDCSMTPTHTTKNGSKRYRYYVCMKAQKRGWKNCKSKSVPAAEIEKFVVDKIRHAGHDAALVDEVVEQAKIQSERELGALVTERDELVKELEYWNEAIRVAAPKIKPGSPDATSLEQLADWHESLRRAEHRHTIVSAKLTALQAQTLTREDVVNALTSFEPIWESLTVREQSRIVQLIVQQIDYDGATGRVTITFHPDGIKTIAMENRPELVEAVS
- a CDS encoding helix-turn-helix transcriptional regulator, translated to MQQFTAFGHCEQVANKMTLGQRLRELRKAKRLSLRELASRVDVGFTYLSKIENHKLEDGHSPSEKLLHLLAVELGGDEEELLLLAEKVPEPIRRRVIARPDAFRRLAELSDRKLDRVLASLD
- a CDS encoding DEAD/DEAH box helicase family protein; translation: MWRLPLKQYQTESLSILGKYAAAVREKSLLGVHRPEHDAFAEFTERDYLSTPGFGGVPYVCLRIPTGGGKTLLGAHAVGVVGRSLLATDRPAVLWITPSTTIRDQTLRGLKNPNHPYRAAIEEELGAAIEVMTLEEALTRPQFVRPGGPAIVIVTTIQSYRIRDDRSGEELDATRRIYRDNGYMKEPLENLPAAVVQDLQRDESGLIQLSLANALRVRQPIVVMDEAHNARTPVSFESLMRFGPSFVLELTATPEQTHDPSHRTNPKYASNVLHSVSALALKNEGMIKLPVELENRSDWLEVLAATKHRREELEFLADLEHRDNGVQPIRPIALIQAQPNSKTKEMHTVEAVKKALIEKLEVPESDVKICTGSVDEIGDTDLMALQCPIRYIITVDKLREGWDCPWAYVLGSIGNTATATAVEQLIGRILRMPNACPTNVPALDRAYAFVLSDNVVQTAMQLRDRMVETCGFDERSAADALRVKVNAAQQGLGFSRIPMTAPPATDKLTPTLANKIRWEPESSTLVLEDLPTPTELHQLQNAVNTEQDKKAIDDYWELEKPAGITPKLPGQFAVPFIVPRLSVKTDDRRRLLEPIELDQFDWDLNKCDVSIPESEFASDIKIGNSATIDIESRGGNEAGLVSRVGSEVRLRQLELIREDDDWSEVNLVRWIDREIHRGDSLQGLLLRFSQPWLLRVIQALVQKRGIPLSMLVRRRHELAEVIRVKITDHGRIQLRKATEMLIKDDPESITTDRDFAVHVEEFRYNPTREYSGGHKFKKHAFDLIGDMNKKELETATIIDSHPNVKRWLRNLDHESHGGFWLPKSPGKFFPDFIVELLDGTIVIVEYKNAKLASNPDEQHKRDIGELWAQRSPDGYRFAWVVEGDWACLSRQLED